One Deinococcus grandis DNA window includes the following coding sequences:
- a CDS encoding YbaN family protein translates to MTAPDPTPRPEAPPRRRPLWVAAGFLLTGLGVLGLLLPGFPGTVWFVLAAAAFSRGDPRWEAWLLSRPVVGALVRDYRAGLGMPLRAKWIACTCIAVAVAFSLPRIPVLIGQVAWVLVGLAGVAYITMKIPTRRDPPRGA, encoded by the coding sequence ATGACCGCCCCCGACCCCACCCCGCGTCCCGAGGCGCCGCCCCGCCGCCGCCCACTGTGGGTGGCCGCCGGGTTCCTGCTGACCGGACTGGGCGTGCTGGGCCTGCTGCTCCCCGGCTTCCCCGGCACCGTGTGGTTCGTGCTGGCCGCCGCCGCGTTCTCACGGGGCGACCCCCGCTGGGAGGCTTGGCTGCTCTCCCGCCCCGTCGTGGGCGCGCTGGTGCGCGACTACCGCGCGGGGCTGGGCATGCCGCTGCGGGCCAAGTGGATCGCCTGCACCTGCATCGCGGTGGCGGTGGCGTTCAGCCTGCCGCGCATTCCCGTCCTGATCGGACAGGTCGCGTGGGTGCTGGTGGGACTGGCGGGCGTGGCGTACATCACCATGAAGATTCCCACGCGCC